In a single window of the Harpia harpyja isolate bHarHar1 chromosome 3, bHarHar1 primary haplotype, whole genome shotgun sequence genome:
- the LOC128139925 gene encoding alpha-1-antitrypsin-like: protein MKSALCLCLLLLGLQVQGQHRSNLNDEQQEQKIPHSPEDHSQAEDENLAHVKIAPSNTDFAFRFYKQVREEAGNKNIFFSPLSISTAFAMLSLGARSNTLGQLHKGLAFNLTEIEEQEIHERFQCILQLLNDPHREVQLSTGNALFIDDRMKLLQKFLDDVTIFYYSEAISSNFQNSSEAIKEINNYIDKKTHGKIVPLLKKLSSDTKMILVNYIFFKGYWEKPFKNLDTRDDDFFLDAKYSVKVKMMHQKDVFNIHRDEKLSCWVVEIPYKGNAAALFVLPDEGMMKQVEDTLLKETVFNWMQSLEERNIYVDLPKFSMSGSYDVKGLFQKMGVTEAFSNQADFSGMVEKIPLSVSKAIHKAMVDVSENGTEAAGVTMIELTLLSAGFPPPPHIRFNRPFLMMIVDKTSHGILFMGKIVNPAAKED, encoded by the exons ATGAAGTCTGcattgtgtttgtgtttgttgcTTCTTGGACTTCAAGTCCAGGGTCAACATAGGTCCAACCTCAATGATGAACAGCAGGAACAAAAAATACCCCATTCCCCAGAAGACCATTCCCAGGCTGAAGATGAAAACTTGGCTCATGTCAAGATAGCCCCCAGCAACACTGACTTCGCATTTAGGTTTTACAAGCAGGTCAGAGAGGAAGCAGGcaacaagaacattttcttctctcctttgaGCATCTCCACTGCCTTTGCAATGCTCTCTCTGGGGGCCAGATCAAACACACTTGGTCAGCTGCACAAAGGCCTTGCCTTCAACCTGACAGAGATAGAGGAGCAGGAGATCCATGAGCGATTTCAGTGCATCCTCCAGCTGCTGAACGACCCTCACCGAGAAGTCCAGTTGAGCACGGGCAATGCCCTGTTCATAGACGATCGAATGAAACTGCTCCAAAAATTTTTGGATGATGtcacaattttttattattctgaagCTATTTCTAGTAACTTCCAGAATTCTTCAGAGGCTATAAAGGAAATCAATAACTACAtagataaaaaaacccatggGAAAATTGTTCCTTTACTCAAGAAACTTTCTTCAGACACCAAGATGATTCTGGTTaactacattttctttaaag GCTACTGggaaaaacctttcaaaaatttGGACACCAGAGATGATGACTTCTTTTTGGATGCCAAGTATTCTGTTAAGGTCAAAATGATGCATCAAAAGGATGTCTTTAATATCCATAGGGATGAGAAGTTGTCTTGCTGGGTAGTAGAAATCCCATACAAAGGAAATGCTGCTGCATTGTTTGTTCTGCCTGATGAAGGGATGATGAAGCAGGTGGAGGATACTCTGCTAAAAGAAACAGTGTTTAACTGGATGCAATCACTTGAAGAAAG aaacatcTACGTGGATCTTCCAAAATTCTCCATGTCTGGCTCCTATGATGTTAAGGGCCTGTTTCAGAAAATGGGTGTGACAGAGGCGTTCAGTAACCAGGCTGATTTCTCTGGAATGGTAGAAAAAATCCCTCTGAGCGTTTCCAAA gcGATTCACAAGGCTATGGTGGATGTCAGTGAAAACGGCACAGAAGCTGCTGGAGTGACCATGATAGAACTGACACTATTGTCTGCAgggtttcctcctcctcctcacatcAGATTCAACAGGCCCTTCCTGATGATGATTGTTGACAAAACCAGCCATGGCATCCTCTTCATGGGGAAAATTGTGAACCCAGCTGCTAAGGAAGACTAG